A genomic segment from Anticarsia gemmatalis isolate Benzon Research Colony breed Stoneville strain chromosome 12, ilAntGemm2 primary, whole genome shotgun sequence encodes:
- the LOC142977061 gene encoding uncharacterized protein LOC142977061, whose amino-acid sequence MRDKRGIHAQFEIMLDFMEQNGDISKPPPGSQGRLDNLQKWLELAELLNKSRGQSRPLEKWRKTWSDLKNNTKRKAKRHKEGEGAELTELEKRLMKLLRDQNGVKIGCESDDDNNEITFKEEIEPDPIQRTLSPAPQYFCAVNGTTSHRRKSTASSYASDSSSSRTSSKRKKHLNDEIKDVTDRYFEFEREREKMAHEREMARIKQNDQLINIFGRMVNVLETLTPSIQRYLNRNDNEGG is encoded by the exons ATGAGGGATAAACGGGGAATTCATGCGCAGTTCGAAATAATGCTGGATTTCATGGAACA GAATGGAGATATAAGCAAGCCACCACCAGGATCCCAAGGTCGGCTAGACAATCTTCAGAAATGGCTTGAACTAGCtgaattgttaaataaatctaGGGGCCAATCTAGGCCACTGGAAAAATGGCGTAAA ACTTGGAGtgatcttaaaaataatacgaaaagaaAAGCAAAAAGGCACAAGGAAGGTGAAGGTGCTGAACTAACGGAATTAGAAAAAAGGCTCATGAAACTATTAAGGGATCAAAATGGAGTCAAAATAGGGTGTGAATCCGATgatgataataatgaaattacatTTAAG GAGGAAATTGAACCAGATCCAATACAAAGAACACTTTCACCAGCTCCACAATATTTCTGTGCAGTCAATGGAACCACATCACATCGCAGGAAATCTACAGCATCATCCTACGCATCAGACAGTTCATCTTCCCGAACATCtagcaaaagaaaaaaacatttaaatgacGAAATTAAAGATGTGACAGatagatattttgaatttgaaagagAGAGAGAAAAGATGGCTCATGAGCGTGAAATGGCGCGAATAAAGCAAAATGATcaacttattaatatatttggTAGAATGGTGAATGTTCTGGAAACATTGACTCCTAGTATACAGAGATATTTGAACCGCAATGACAATGAAGGTGGATGA
- the LOC142976864 gene encoding uncharacterized protein LOC142976864 — protein MENSDGRETNNTEHRFEYKQLAEDDQATTSKGAALKDDHTFDNMNDLQPMEFNSADAVRQTMKAIIAGKVPPLAEESSHPHSHRKTEPRKAQPLKINELSNKQFCPMGQYVRSLYSSKTQIQNLSQSGSKLKKGICKRYVLRSSTSRSRAEAGPSRKIKRPEIVSMYVGKLSNVMSIKEQSESESDSDVESVVMYY, from the exons ATGGAAAATTCTGACGGCAGGGAGACAAATAATACTGAGCACAGGTTTGAATACAAACAACTAGCCGAAGATGATCAGGCCACTACATCGAAAGGCGCCGCTTTGAAAGATGATCACACATTCGATAACATGAACGACCTGCAACCCATGGAATTCAATTCTGCAGACGCAGTCAg aCAAACCATGAAGGCTATAATCGCTGGTAAAGTACCACCATTGGCAGAAGAGTCAAGTCATCCTCACAGTCATCGTAAAACAGAACCGAGGAAGGCTCAGCCTTTGAAAATCAATGAATTATCAAACAAGCAGTTTTGTCCGATGGGCCAGTACGTACGGTCGTTATATTCAAGTAAAACCCAAATTCAAAACTTAAGTCAAAGTGGAAGCAAACTAAAGAAAGGGATTTGTAAACGGTACGTTTTAAGATCTTCGACATCTAGAAGTCGAGCAGAAGCAGGCCCGTCTAGAAAAATAAAGAGGCCAGAGATCGTTTCCATGTACGTGGGGAAATTATCTAACGTTATGAGCATCAAAGAACAAAGCGAGTCTGAAAGTGACTCCGACGTCGAATCCGTCGTCatgtattattaa
- the LOC142977307 gene encoding uncharacterized protein LOC142977307, producing MATKRPPIKKPRELGEKVVEPPEVALAAIASYKKQKEVGDFITFLLGALERNSNWLNSIVGRQNNFRCALMVGAGPNRFQLQEIIYPSGDSDIKLEVEMKDSEDHDKIAIAALVRLNNLDLENLLKYLKTRLCDNSTLRDDLLKGKALGVSFAVLRPISEKQYRVMERIVIGSSMKCIAPIPVKKRRRDEKLLTGPPLKKTRKVT from the coding sequence ATGGCTACCAAACGACCTCCGATCAAGAAACCCCGAGAACTTGGAGAAAAAGTAGTTGAACCACCGGAGGTAGCCCTCGCTGCAATAGCTTCGTACAAAAAACAGAAAGAAGTGGgtgattttattactttcttacTTGGCGCCCTTGAACGAAACTCCAACTGGTTGAACTCAATAGTCGGTCGACAGAACAACTTTAGGTGTGCTTTGATGGTAGGCGCTGGCCCAAATCGTTTCCAGCTACAGGAGATAATTTATCCATCTGGTGATAGTGATATAAAACTCGAAGTAGAAATGAAAGACTCCGAAGATCACGATAAAATAGCCATCGCCGCTCTGGTCAGGCTGAACAACTTAGACCTAGAGAATCTCCTCAAGTACTTAAAAACCCGCCTCTGCGATAACAGTACACTGAGAGACGATCTATTGAAGGGTAAAGCGCTGGGTGTAAGTTTTGCCGTATTAAGGCCTATTTCGGAGAAGCAGTACCGAGTGATGGAGAGGATCGTTATCGGGAGTTCCATGAAATGTATCGCGCCCATACCCGTAAAAAAACGACGAAGGGACGAGAAATTATTGACTGGACCTCCTCTTAAGAAGACCAGGAAAGTCACATAG